One part of the Phragmites australis chromosome 3, lpPhrAust1.1, whole genome shotgun sequence genome encodes these proteins:
- the LOC133913710 gene encoding calreticulin-like, producing the protein MAVLERSSSSAAAAVAALIALASVAAVAGEVFFQEKFDDGWEDRWVKSEWKKEDNTAGEWNHTSGKWNGDADDKGIQTSEDYRFYAISAQYTEFSNKDKTLVLQFSVKHEQKLDCGGGYVKLLGGDVDQKKFGGETPYSIMFGPDICGYATKKVHAILTKSGKNHLIKKEVPCETDQLTHVYTLIIRPDATYNILIDNTEKQSGSIYDDWDILPPKKIKDPEAKKPEDWDDKEYIPDPVDKKPEGYDDIPKEIPDPDAKKPEDWDDEEDGEWTAPTIPNPEYKGPWKQKKIKNPDYKGKWKAPLIDNPDYKDDPYIYAFDSLKHIGIELWQVKSGTLFDNILITDDPEYAKKFAEETWGKHKDAEKSAFDEAEKKRLEEESANTKDDEDDADEDEDDADDDKADKTAEAAKDSADEKPEDGKVDADEKPEDSKDASAEEKKHDEL; encoded by the exons ATGGCGGTCCTCGAGAGGTCGTCGtcctccgccgcggccgccgtcgcGGCCCTGATCGCTCTCGCGTCCGTCGCCGCCGTTGCCGGCGAGGTCTTCTTCCAGGAGAAGTTTGACG ATGGGTGGGAGGATCGGTGGGTCAAGTCTGAATGGAAGAAGGAAGACAACACGGCCGGCGAGTGGAACCACACGTCCGGCAAATGGAACGGAGATGCCGACGACAAAG GCATCCAGACCTCTGAAGACTACAGGTTTTATGCCATCTCGGCGCAGTACACCGAGTTTAGCAACAAGGACAAAACCCTGGTGCTGCAGTTCTCGGTGAAGCACGAGCAGAAGCTCGACTGCGGCGGTGGGTACGTGAAACTGCTCGGTGGTGATGTCGACCAGAAGAAGTTTGGTGGCGAGACCCCGTACAG CATCATGTTCGGGCCGGATATCTGTGGGTATGCCACCAAGAAGGTCCACGCTATCCTTACGAAGAGCGGCAAGAACCATTTGATCAAGAAGGAGGTGCCATGCGAGACCGATCAACTGACACATGTGTACACTCTGATCATCCGTCCTGATGCCACGTACAACATTCTTATTGATAATACTGAGAAGCAATCTGGCAGTATCTATGATGATTGGGATATTCTTCCTCCAAAGAAGATCAAAGACCCTGAAGCCAAGAAG CCAGAAGACTGGGATGACAAGGAATACATTCCTGATCCTGTGGACAAGAAGCCAGAG GGTTATGATGATATTCCCAAGGAAATTCCTGACCCTGATGCAAAGAAG CCAGAGGATTgggatgatgaggaagatggtgaATGGACAGCCCCAACCATTCCAAACCCCGAGTACAAAGGACCATGGAAGCAAAAG AAAATTAAGAACCCTGACTACAAGGGCAAGTGGAAGGCACCTTTGATTGACAACCCAG ACTACAAGGACGATCCTTACATCTATGCTTTTGACAGTTTAAAGCACATTGGCATTGAGCTGTGGCAG GTTAAATCGGGAACTTTGTTCGACAACATTCTGATCACTGATGACCCTGAGTATGCCAAGAAGTTTGCAGAGGAGACTTGGGGCAAGCACAAAGAT GCTGAGAAGTCTGCCTTCGACGAGGCTGAGAAAAAGAGGCTTGAGGAG GAATCTGCAAACACTAAAGACGACGAAGACGACGCAGAT gaggatgaggatgatgccGACGATGACAAGGCTGATAAGACCGCTGAGGCCGCCAAGGACTCTGCTGATGAGAAACCAGAGGACGGCAAGGTCGATGCTGATGAGAAACCGGAAGACAGCAAGGATGCTTCTGCTGAGGAGAAGAAACAT GATGAGCTCTAG